A genomic stretch from uncultured Cohaesibacter sp. includes:
- a CDS encoding SMP-30/gluconolactonase/LRE family protein yields the protein MAFRERLQAWRYNTIPDHLIGEILTKRWTDNAIPFIALVITVAAFGSAIPGFFKPYSLQESTRQLGEFSLVVTGLTVVMLGGGIDLSVGSIFALATFASVGTFFIFEAPVWVCLLAAIATGVVCGAINGYLIGFLRLRAFLTTLVTFIIGRALFDILVVQYGAETQMSFMSSDLWDFIGDGTLFGFSVPVLTAIVFALITHIALTRSRPGWHVQAVGGSRRSAHNAGIRVRRTVFMTYVFSGFCAGVSGFLMATRLSSAGPGTGHGLEILALTAAVVGGNSLGGGRGSVVKGIMGAIIVLVMTNGLIRLGFGTGTNQMVLGIMLALAVTIDIRWLKNRHKVLNEVYVAPVYLKMGKSESAEPGSGSAYSLNNKLSSARHIGLGELEGPEDVILDRNDHLYCGTRHGEIIRYFAPDYKRSEVFAHVGGFPLGLAFDKDENLITCVGAMGLYKISPDREVTRLSAETRRSLTSIVDDARMRDPNDLDIAPDGKIYFTDSTKRYDAHEWMLDSIENRGTGRLLVYDPKDSSTKTLLDGYRYTNGVCMAHDGQSLYFSESWRSRIHRYWIAGPKAGTVECVIKDMPGYTDNINRASDGTYWMAWLGMRTPSFDLSLRHPDMRKRMTRRLPQDDWLFPNINTGGIVKFDDSATIIQTMGDLTGQNHPMVTSMREHKGKLFIGGILNNRIGLFDIEGADPNWTGMTSYWGEKA from the coding sequence ATGGCCTTTCGTGAAAGACTGCAAGCCTGGCGCTACAATACCATTCCCGATCATCTTATCGGGGAGATCCTGACCAAGCGATGGACGGATAACGCCATTCCCTTTATTGCCCTGGTGATCACTGTGGCCGCCTTCGGATCTGCTATCCCGGGTTTCTTCAAGCCCTATTCCTTGCAGGAATCCACCCGTCAGTTGGGGGAATTCTCTCTTGTCGTTACCGGGCTGACGGTTGTCATGCTGGGCGGCGGCATCGACCTGTCGGTCGGCTCCATCTTTGCGCTGGCGACATTCGCATCTGTTGGCACCTTCTTCATTTTCGAAGCACCAGTCTGGGTCTGCCTTTTGGCAGCCATCGCGACGGGCGTTGTCTGTGGCGCCATCAATGGCTATCTCATCGGCTTTTTGCGCTTGCGTGCCTTTCTCACCACGCTGGTGACCTTCATTATCGGGCGCGCCCTGTTTGATATTCTCGTGGTGCAATATGGGGCGGAAACGCAGATGTCCTTCATGTCTTCCGATTTGTGGGACTTCATTGGCGATGGCACTCTCTTTGGTTTTTCGGTGCCCGTGCTGACAGCGATTGTCTTTGCGCTGATCACCCATATTGCGCTGACCCGATCAAGGCCCGGCTGGCATGTGCAGGCAGTCGGGGGCTCTCGTCGCTCGGCGCATAATGCCGGTATACGGGTGCGGCGCACAGTTTTCATGACTTATGTCTTTTCCGGCTTCTGCGCGGGTGTTTCCGGCTTCCTCATGGCAACGCGCCTGTCGAGCGCCGGACCGGGCACCGGTCATGGCCTTGAAATTCTGGCGCTGACAGCGGCCGTTGTTGGTGGCAATTCCCTTGGCGGAGGCCGTGGCTCGGTGGTCAAGGGCATCATGGGCGCGATCATCGTGCTGGTGATGACCAACGGTCTTATTCGCCTTGGATTTGGTACAGGCACCAACCAGATGGTGCTCGGCATCATGTTGGCATTGGCTGTGACCATTGACATCCGTTGGCTTAAAAACCGCCACAAGGTGCTCAACGAGGTTTATGTGGCGCCGGTCTATCTCAAAATGGGTAAATCTGAATCGGCAGAACCCGGCTCCGGCTCGGCCTATTCCCTCAACAACAAGCTTTCTTCAGCCCGGCATATCGGCCTTGGTGAGCTGGAAGGGCCAGAAGATGTTATCCTTGACCGCAATGATCATCTTTATTGCGGTACGCGTCATGGCGAGATCATCCGCTATTTTGCGCCGGACTATAAACGCTCTGAAGTCTTCGCCCATGTCGGTGGGTTTCCGCTAGGGCTGGCCTTCGACAAGGATGAAAATCTCATCACCTGCGTTGGTGCCATGGGGCTTTACAAGATTTCGCCGGATCGCGAGGTGACACGCCTTTCCGCCGAGACCCGCCGCTCGCTGACATCCATCGTCGATGATGCCCGCATGCGCGACCCGAACGACCTCGACATCGCGCCCGATGGCAAGATCTATTTCACCGACTCCACCAAGCGCTATGATGCCCATGAATGGATGCTCGATTCCATCGAGAACCGCGGCACAGGGCGCCTGCTGGTCTATGATCCCAAGGATAGCTCCACCAAGACGCTGCTTGATGGCTATCGCTACACCAACGGCGTCTGCATGGCGCATGACGGACAGTCTCTCTATTTTTCGGAAAGCTGGAGAAGCCGTATCCATCGCTATTGGATCGCTGGCCCTAAGGCAGGAACGGTGGAATGCGTTATTAAGGATATGCCTGGCTATACCGACAATATCAACCGCGCTTCCGATGGCACCTACTGGATGGCATGGCTGGGGATGCGTACTCCAAGCTTCGACCTCTCTTTACGCCATCCGGACATGCGCAAGCGCATGACCCGTCGCTTGCCGCAGGATGACTGGTTGTTCCCGAACATCAACACCGGCGGTATCGTCAAGTTCGATGACAGCGCCACGATCATCCAGACCATGGGCGATCTCACCGGCCAGAACCACCCGATGGTGACCTCCATGCGCGAGCATAAGGGCAAACTCTTCATCGGTGGCATTCTGAACAACCGGATCGGTCTGTTTGACATTGAAGGCGCCGACCCGAACTGGACCGGCATGACGTCTTATTGGGGAGAAAAAGCATGA
- a CDS encoding autotransporter assembly complex family protein, whose protein sequence is MSRLTYHAERKSSAQTRLVRKGDSSLLALCLASTLLSAGWTSPAAAFELFGYDISTSGIKAVSETQPTEDIPDPVSYTVTLTSDDEELTDELKDVSLLIEKEEEPASGTTGLLMRARSDQKRLIAALYEKGLYGGTVDITVNGERYDRVPLDEELSTAGPVTVAISVSKGPVFTFSKPDARLSDGEPIDLGEYGVITGSPAYSQLVLDAEEGLVADYKKRGFALAKIEERSLAADHKTGKLDVTLRVDHGPRARLGQVTVTGNEDVKSELIIQQANIPVGDTYSPEAITKASRNLRALGVFDSVIVKPADALLEDGSLPIEISVKERKFRTIGAGVTIGNLDGVGLEGYWVHRNLFGGAESLRVQGSIAKIGQDDVKDLDYNADIIFKKPGVIGPASTFDAKLSLNFTNPEAYQKRAIGGEVGLSYQWTDELSTRAGLKAEYARITDSSGTDTNLLFSTPLELAYDKRDSKLDPTEGFYALIDAEPTISSDGSIGFFKTSATLSAYQSLDRAKRFVLAGKISAGTIVGASKSDVPTDRRFFTGGGGSIRGYSYQMAGPRDASNDPTGGRSYIAGSLEARMKVTDSIGLAAFVDVGNTFNSSMPKFGDEWYTGVGAGLRYLTPIGPLRLDVAVPLKKIQDEPKFGVYLGLGQAF, encoded by the coding sequence TTGTCTCGGCTGACATATCATGCAGAGCGAAAATCAAGCGCTCAAACAAGGCTTGTCCGCAAAGGAGATTCGTCTCTGCTTGCGCTATGCCTTGCGAGCACGCTTTTATCCGCAGGCTGGACCAGTCCGGCTGCTGCATTTGAGTTGTTTGGCTATGATATCAGCACCAGCGGCATCAAAGCAGTCTCCGAGACCCAGCCGACTGAAGACATTCCCGATCCGGTTTCCTATACCGTGACGCTGACAAGCGACGATGAAGAGCTGACGGATGAGCTGAAAGATGTGTCCCTTCTGATCGAGAAAGAAGAAGAGCCCGCATCCGGCACAACCGGCCTGTTGATGCGTGCGCGCAGCGATCAGAAGCGCCTCATAGCCGCCCTTTATGAAAAAGGCCTTTATGGCGGAACCGTGGATATCACCGTCAACGGCGAACGCTATGATCGCGTGCCGCTGGACGAGGAATTGTCAACAGCCGGACCGGTTACGGTCGCCATATCGGTGTCGAAGGGTCCTGTATTTACCTTCTCCAAGCCGGACGCCCGATTGAGCGATGGAGAACCGATTGATCTTGGCGAATATGGGGTCATTACCGGCTCTCCTGCCTATTCCCAGTTGGTGCTTGATGCCGAAGAAGGCCTTGTTGCCGATTACAAGAAACGCGGCTTTGCCCTTGCGAAAATCGAAGAGCGCTCCCTTGCGGCCGATCACAAGACCGGCAAACTCGATGTAACCTTGCGTGTTGATCACGGCCCACGTGCCCGCCTTGGGCAAGTGACGGTAACAGGCAATGAGGATGTCAAAAGCGAGCTTATCATCCAGCAGGCCAACATTCCTGTCGGAGATACCTACAGCCCAGAAGCCATTACGAAGGCCAGCCGGAACCTCAGGGCGCTTGGCGTGTTTGACAGCGTGATCGTCAAACCGGCTGATGCGTTGCTGGAAGATGGCAGCCTGCCGATTGAAATTTCCGTCAAGGAACGCAAGTTCCGAACCATCGGCGCCGGTGTCACCATCGGCAATCTGGACGGCGTGGGACTGGAAGGCTATTGGGTGCATCGCAACCTGTTTGGCGGGGCGGAAAGCCTGCGCGTGCAGGGCTCGATTGCCAAAATTGGGCAGGACGATGTCAAGGATCTGGACTATAACGCCGATATCATCTTCAAGAAGCCCGGAGTGATTGGCCCTGCCAGCACGTTTGATGCCAAGCTTTCGTTGAATTTCACCAATCCCGAAGCCTATCAGAAACGCGCAATCGGCGGCGAAGTGGGGCTGAGCTACCAATGGACCGACGAACTGTCGACACGCGCAGGCCTCAAGGCCGAATATGCGCGCATTACGGACAGCTCGGGCACGGATACCAATCTGCTCTTCTCCACACCGCTTGAACTGGCCTATGATAAGCGCGACAGCAAGCTGGACCCGACCGAGGGATTCTATGCGCTGATCGACGCGGAACCAACCATCAGCAGTGATGGCTCTATTGGCTTCTTCAAGACGAGCGCTACTCTTTCCGCCTATCAGTCACTGGACAGGGCCAAGCGCTTTGTGCTGGCAGGCAAGATTTCCGCTGGCACCATCGTGGGAGCCTCCAAGAGCGATGTGCCAACCGACCGGCGCTTCTTTACCGGTGGTGGCGGCTCCATTCGCGGCTATTCCTACCAGATGGCAGGGCCTCGCGATGCCAGCAACGATCCGACCGGTGGGCGCTCCTATATTGCGGGGTCGCTTGAAGCCCGCATGAAGGTAACCGACAGCATTGGCCTTGCTGCCTTTGTGGATGTCGGCAACACGTTCAACAGCTCCATGCCCAAGTTTGGGGACGAATGGTACACCGGCGTTGGTGCAGGCTTGCGCTATCTCACGCCGATCGGCCCCTTGCGTCTTGATGTGGCAGTTCCTCTCAAGAAAATTCAGGATGAGCCCAAATTTGGTGTTTATCTGGGCCTAGGACAGGCATTCTAG
- a CDS encoding carboxymuconolactone decarboxylase family protein produces the protein MATVKLLTDEEAEKIPAVKEVFDEIRDLRKTDFINNFWRALGAADPALLKRTWEGLKAVMMTPGNIDPMTREMIYIAVSAANSCSYCLHSHTAQARAKGMTEDTYAELLSIVGLAAQTNHLVSAMQVPVDPEFLA, from the coding sequence ATGGCAACTGTCAAACTGCTCACCGATGAAGAAGCCGAAAAGATCCCGGCCGTAAAGGAAGTCTTTGACGAAATCCGCGATCTGCGCAAAACCGACTTCATCAATAATTTCTGGCGTGCGTTGGGGGCCGCTGATCCGGCCTTGCTCAAGCGCACATGGGAAGGGTTGAAGGCTGTCATGATGACGCCTGGCAACATCGACCCGATGACGCGCGAGATGATTTACATCGCCGTTTCGGCAGCCAATTCCTGCTCCTATTGCCTGCATTCGCACACCGCACAAGCCCGCGCCAAGGGCATGACCGAGGATACCTATGCCGAGCTTCTGTCCATCGTTGGGCTGGCCGCGCAGACCAACCATCTGGTGTCTGCGATGCAGGTGCCGGTTGACCCTGAATTTCTGGCCTGA
- a CDS encoding LysR family transcriptional regulator: protein MDIRNYTSFVAVAELMNFTKAAERLNITQSALSRQVKALEDYLGVKLFEKSGRNIRFTPQGEALLAKINNVLVADRELRTFADDLTEGESGLLKIGACSQLIERYMPSFLKKWTQDNPDIEIRLEDGGGPELASKLVDGVFHLTISAEPSAPIEVLESRPLGQLGFLAVGGAEFLGNDEEPIEIEELLSLPILTLNKKHVSREVFDAACRVSGTIPRVVLESNSPHTLLAMSIGGNGVAVVPSSAQPQEPTLRSRPIALKGELITFGICAMWNVRQPLPAYGQRFIDSLGEHICSEQYQEEFSPHSAQYGHLQVI from the coding sequence ATGGATATTCGCAATTATACCAGCTTTGTTGCCGTTGCCGAATTGATGAATTTTACGAAAGCAGCGGAACGTTTGAATATTACGCAATCTGCTCTGTCCCGACAGGTCAAGGCGCTCGAGGACTATTTGGGCGTCAAGCTTTTCGAAAAATCCGGTCGCAATATCCGTTTCACCCCACAGGGTGAAGCGCTCCTGGCCAAGATCAACAATGTTCTGGTGGCCGATAGGGAATTGCGCACCTTTGCGGACGATCTTACCGAGGGCGAATCTGGCCTCCTGAAAATCGGTGCCTGTTCTCAACTGATCGAGCGCTATATGCCGAGCTTTCTCAAGAAATGGACCCAGGACAACCCCGATATTGAAATCCGTCTGGAAGATGGTGGCGGTCCGGAACTGGCCAGCAAGCTGGTGGATGGGGTTTTCCATCTGACCATCAGCGCCGAACCTTCCGCTCCGATCGAGGTGTTGGAAAGCCGCCCTCTGGGTCAGCTTGGATTTCTGGCCGTTGGTGGGGCAGAGTTTCTGGGCAATGACGAAGAGCCCATCGAGATTGAAGAGTTGCTGAGCCTGCCCATTCTGACGCTCAACAAGAAGCATGTTTCCCGAGAGGTGTTTGATGCAGCCTGCCGCGTGAGCGGGACCATACCGCGGGTGGTTCTGGAGAGCAATTCGCCCCATACGCTGTTGGCCATGTCCATTGGTGGAAATGGTGTCGCCGTGGTGCCATCTTCCGCCCAGCCTCAGGAGCCGACGTTGCGCAGTCGCCCCATTGCGCTCAAGGGAGAGCTCATCACCTTCGGTATTTGCGCTATGTGGAACGTGCGCCAACCATTGCCCGCCTACGGTCAGCGCTTTATTGATTCCCTCGGGGAACACATTTGTTCTGAGCAATATCAGGAAGAATTTTCGCCCCATTCCGCACAATATGGGCATCTTCAGGTCATATAA
- a CDS encoding sugar ABC transporter ATP-binding protein — translation MDPIIRMEKITKTYRGVPAIKKVDFELHKGEVHALLGENGAGKSTLTKMMAGVVEPTEGKMFHHGKETVFPNPNEALGAGIAMVFQETSLVPSMTVAQNLYLGSESFLNRLRGTFISAQQFLQSLNFSVDPTALVATLGAAKRQMVEIARAVHHKAEVIIFDEPTATLTPEEKRHFFALVERLKKSGVSIIFISHALEEALQISDRITILRDGELVASDKTENFTRDTVIAAMVGRTLSDELYRNRDESGVRKAGKKVLSVQDISMGAMVRNNSFSVFAGQITGVFGLIGSGRTETFKIISGIYKRDFLRGGTVVLNEKPTRYYVPREAVSDGIVYVTEDRKSEGFFETMSIAENIYAGLIAAGHDKAWYVSKNEMRDVAADWSKKLNIRAINDNARVVELSGGNQQKVVIGKGLVQEPKLVIFDEPTRGVDVGAIAEIHQIINGLADQGLAVVVISSYLPEIMNLSDRILVCRQGRIVEEFSPAEATEEKIMYAAVH, via the coding sequence ATGGACCCCATCATTCGCATGGAAAAAATCACCAAGACCTACCGCGGGGTTCCTGCCATCAAGAAGGTGGATTTCGAACTGCACAAGGGCGAGGTTCACGCCCTGCTTGGCGAAAATGGTGCAGGCAAATCCACCCTCACCAAAATGATGGCGGGCGTGGTTGAGCCGACCGAAGGCAAGATGTTTCACCATGGCAAGGAGACGGTCTTTCCCAACCCCAATGAGGCGCTCGGAGCCGGCATCGCCATGGTGTTTCAGGAAACCAGCCTTGTTCCGTCCATGACGGTAGCGCAGAATCTCTATCTGGGCTCGGAGAGTTTTCTCAATCGCCTGCGTGGCACCTTCATCTCGGCCCAGCAATTCCTGCAATCGCTCAACTTCTCGGTAGACCCGACAGCGCTGGTTGCCACCCTTGGCGCGGCCAAGCGGCAGATGGTCGAGATTGCCCGTGCGGTGCATCACAAGGCCGAAGTCATCATCTTTGATGAACCCACCGCGACCTTGACGCCGGAAGAAAAACGGCATTTCTTTGCGCTGGTCGAGCGCCTTAAAAAGAGTGGCGTGTCGATTATCTTCATCAGTCACGCTCTTGAGGAAGCATTGCAGATTTCCGATCGCATCACCATCCTGCGCGATGGAGAACTGGTGGCCAGCGACAAGACAGAGAATTTCACCCGAGACACGGTGATCGCAGCCATGGTGGGGCGGACCCTCTCGGACGAGCTCTATCGCAATCGCGATGAAAGCGGTGTGCGCAAGGCTGGGAAGAAGGTGCTTTCCGTGCAGGATATTTCCATGGGGGCCATGGTGCGCAACAACTCCTTCTCGGTCTTTGCAGGCCAAATCACCGGTGTTTTCGGCTTGATTGGTTCGGGGCGCACCGAGACCTTCAAGATCATTTCCGGCATCTATAAGCGGGACTTCCTGCGTGGCGGAACCGTGGTGCTCAACGAGAAACCAACCCGCTATTATGTACCGCGGGAAGCGGTCAGTGACGGCATTGTCTATGTCACCGAAGACCGCAAGAGCGAAGGCTTTTTCGAGACCATGTCGATTGCCGAGAATATCTATGCAGGTCTCATCGCCGCAGGTCATGACAAGGCCTGGTATGTCAGCAAGAATGAAATGCGGGATGTGGCTGCCGATTGGTCCAAGAAGCTCAATATTCGCGCCATCAACGACAATGCCCGTGTGGTCGAGCTATCCGGTGGCAACCAGCAAAAGGTGGTGATCGGCAAGGGATTGGTTCAGGAACCCAAGCTGGTGATTTTTGACGAACCGACCCGCGGCGTGGATGTCGGAGCCATTGCCGAGATCCACCAAATCATCAATGGTTTGGCCGATCAGGGGTTGGCGGTGGTGGTGATTTCCTCCTACCTGCCGGAGATCATGAATCTGTCAGACCGCATTCTCGTTTGTCGTCAGGGGCGCATCGTGGAAGAATTTTCACCCGCCGAGGCGACCGAGGAAAAGATCATGTATGCGGCGGTCCATTAA
- a CDS encoding ABC transporter permease, with protein sequence MSFLKNLNQESIVLAITVAMFALASLLLPGFFTANNLVAIVRSVSVLGILALGMAMIIIGRGIDLSMVAIMAMSVACYLQMLNSGMGEGTALALALAGVLAIGLINGILVAYADVPAIFVTLASSSFVFGFVRSQLINTDAVPVPSGHWVEILGGMRFASIPVEVFLFAGLAFATFLFLRYSKWGRYVYYAGDNPETARNSGMPVRPMMVLRYVLSALIAFVAGILTAASLHSINTRIVNSNLLYDIVLITVIGGIGLSGGKGGVRNVLFGAALIGIMLNAMTIIDIPLLYQNLIKAGILLGAIIVDGVINPRDEQTAQQGDI encoded by the coding sequence ATGAGCTTCTTAAAAAATCTCAATCAGGAAAGCATTGTGCTGGCGATTACAGTGGCAATGTTCGCGTTGGCGTCTTTGCTTCTGCCCGGATTCTTTACGGCGAACAATCTGGTTGCCATCGTGCGCTCCGTTTCCGTGCTTGGGATCCTTGCTCTTGGTATGGCGATGATTATCATCGGTCGCGGCATTGACTTGTCCATGGTTGCCATCATGGCCATGTCCGTTGCCTGCTATCTGCAAATGCTCAATTCAGGCATGGGCGAGGGCACCGCCCTTGCTCTGGCGTTGGCTGGTGTGCTCGCCATCGGCCTGATCAACGGCATTCTGGTGGCCTATGCCGATGTGCCCGCCATTTTTGTGACATTGGCCAGCTCGTCATTCGTCTTTGGCTTTGTCCGCTCCCAATTGATCAATACCGATGCGGTCCCTGTGCCATCTGGTCATTGGGTCGAAATTCTCGGCGGGATGCGCTTTGCCAGTATTCCGGTTGAGGTGTTCCTCTTTGCCGGTTTGGCTTTTGCCACCTTTCTGTTCCTGCGTTACAGCAAGTGGGGGCGCTATGTCTATTATGCTGGCGACAACCCCGAAACGGCGCGCAACTCCGGCATGCCAGTGCGCCCGATGATGGTGCTGCGATATGTGCTGTCTGCGCTGATTGCCTTCGTTGCCGGTATCCTCACAGCCGCCAGTCTGCATTCCATCAATACCCGCATCGTCAACTCCAACCTGCTCTATGACATCGTGCTGATCACGGTCATTGGCGGTATCGGGCTGTCTGGCGGCAAGGGAGGCGTGCGTAACGTGCTGTTTGGCGCAGCCCTCATCGGCATCATGCTCAATGCCATGACGATCATCGACATTCCGCTGCTCTATCAGAATCTCATCAAGGCCGGCATCCTGCTTGGTGCCATCATCGTGGACGGTGTCATCAATCCGCGTGATGAGCAAACCGCGCAGCAGGGGGATATCTAG
- a CDS encoding quinone oxidoreductase → MDMALVASRPGGPEVMEWCALETGAPGPGEALVRHTAIGVNFIDVYNRTGLYPWAEDTMIPGAEAAGVVEAIGEGVEGLKVGDRVAYVLKFGAYRERRVLAADRLVVLPDGVSDDLAASVMLKGLTAQYLVTSSYAVKAGDTVLVHAAAGGVGLILGQWLKALGARAIGTAGSAEKVALALEHGYSDVINYREENFAEKVMELTGGEGCEVVYDSVGKDTWRGSLSCLKPFGMFANFGQSSGMIEDFKLSDLAKGSLAACRPVLFDYVAKRADLEARAADLFDKLVSGAVMADVVASVPLKDAGKAHKALEGRKTTGATILKP, encoded by the coding sequence ATGGATATGGCACTTGTCGCTTCCAGACCTGGTGGTCCGGAAGTCATGGAGTGGTGCGCACTGGAAACAGGTGCGCCCGGTCCGGGAGAAGCCCTGGTGCGCCACACGGCAATTGGCGTCAACTTTATCGATGTCTATAACCGAACGGGGCTTTATCCTTGGGCAGAAGACACGATGATCCCCGGCGCCGAGGCCGCGGGTGTTGTCGAGGCAATCGGCGAGGGCGTGGAAGGGCTTAAGGTTGGCGATAGAGTCGCTTATGTCCTCAAATTCGGCGCCTATCGCGAGCGCCGCGTGCTGGCAGCTGATCGACTGGTGGTTCTGCCTGATGGCGTCTCGGATGACCTTGCCGCGTCCGTCATGCTTAAGGGGCTGACGGCGCAATATCTTGTCACGTCGTCCTATGCCGTCAAGGCTGGGGATACGGTATTGGTGCATGCTGCTGCAGGCGGGGTTGGCCTCATTCTGGGCCAGTGGCTCAAAGCCCTTGGTGCTCGCGCTATCGGCACGGCAGGCTCGGCGGAAAAGGTCGCGCTGGCCCTGGAGCATGGCTATAGCGACGTCATCAATTACCGCGAAGAGAATTTCGCCGAGAAGGTCATGGAGTTGACGGGCGGTGAAGGGTGCGAAGTGGTTTATGACAGCGTCGGCAAGGACACATGGCGCGGATCGCTCAGCTGCCTCAAGCCTTTCGGCATGTTTGCAAATTTCGGCCAGTCTTCCGGCATGATCGAAGATTTCAAGCTTTCCGATCTGGCAAAGGGATCGCTTGCGGCCTGTCGCCCTGTTCTGTTTGACTATGTGGCCAAGCGGGCCGATCTGGAAGCGCGCGCTGCCGATCTGTTCGACAAGCTCGTCAGCGGCGCGGTCATGGCTGATGTGGTTGCCTCTGTGCCGTTGAAAGACGCTGGCAAAGCCCATAAGGCTCTGGAGGGCCGCAAGACCACCGGTGCAACCATTCTCAAGCCCTGA
- a CDS encoding branched-chain amino acid aminotransferase, whose amino-acid sequence MACERAMWTYYKGDWHEGDVRILGAASHATWLGSLVFDGARLFEGVSPDLDLHCQRINRSAEALMLDPTFTGEEIEALAKDGIKKFAPNTDVYIRPMYWAEESDVGTLPPLASSTDFALCLEEIPMVEPTGFSITTTQFRRPTFAVAPTNAKAACLYANNARMVREAQKKGFDNALVTDCAGNVAELATANVFMVRGGEVFTSIPNGTFLAGITRKRVLGLLRDAGYSVHEMTLTVQDFMEADEIFSTGNISKVIPVSRIEDRELAYGPITKKARSLYMEWAHA is encoded by the coding sequence ATGGCTTGCGAGCGCGCAATGTGGACCTATTACAAGGGCGATTGGCATGAGGGCGATGTGCGCATTCTGGGCGCTGCCTCTCATGCAACATGGCTCGGGTCTCTGGTGTTTGATGGCGCGCGCCTGTTTGAGGGTGTTTCGCCTGATCTGGACTTGCATTGCCAACGGATCAATCGCTCTGCAGAGGCCTTGATGCTGGATCCAACCTTTACCGGCGAAGAAATTGAAGCGCTTGCCAAAGACGGCATCAAAAAATTCGCGCCCAACACAGATGTTTACATCCGGCCAATGTATTGGGCCGAGGAAAGCGACGTTGGCACGCTGCCTCCGCTTGCATCTTCGACGGATTTTGCGCTCTGTCTTGAAGAAATCCCGATGGTGGAACCAACCGGCTTTTCCATCACCACCACCCAGTTCCGCCGTCCGACCTTCGCAGTGGCTCCAACCAACGCCAAGGCAGCCTGTCTTTATGCCAACAATGCCCGCATGGTGCGTGAGGCCCAGAAGAAGGGCTTTGACAACGCGCTAGTGACAGATTGCGCAGGCAACGTCGCAGAACTGGCCACGGCCAATGTCTTTATGGTGCGCGGCGGGGAGGTCTTTACCTCCATCCCCAATGGCACTTTCCTTGCTGGCATCACGCGCAAGCGTGTCCTCGGGCTGCTGCGCGATGCTGGATACAGCGTGCATGAAATGACCCTGACCGTTCAGGATTTCATGGAAGCGGACGAAATTTTTTCTACCGGGAATATCTCCAAGGTCATCCCGGTATCTCGTATTGAAGACCGGGAACTCGCATATGGGCCAATCACCAAGAAGGCCCGTTCACTATATATGGAATGGGCACACGCCTAG
- a CDS encoding sugar ABC transporter substrate-binding protein: MTIIKTLMAATAALTISSAALVAPVSAAGDPAPQIYAKAMEGKRIMLVPMAMGFDLAQGWAAILKREVDAFGGIFETRDPNWSVEAGAQAITEAIASENKPDVLIVMSPDMNSYSKLMKRAQKAGIYVILVDNPANFKADAYVGSDWTQLGRLEAEAVVKGCGPDSSKKIGLVQGDQVNATSLFQYAGIMEVLAKYPEFEVVAKPDSNWDATTSRNVTTTMLQQNPDVCGIIDFWDGDASGAAAAIRDAGKQEDVFLVTTGGGEKTADCDLIEDGTYGAVVMTDLAQETHNMVAIIKYLLQSGQPAGTSAPYIYTLLKATTKDNLKPDSCWDLAALQAEAAGE, encoded by the coding sequence ATGACCATCATCAAGACCCTTATGGCCGCTACCGCGGCGCTCACCATCAGTTCTGCCGCACTCGTTGCGCCGGTATCCGCCGCTGGCGATCCCGCTCCTCAGATCTACGCCAAGGCCATGGAAGGCAAGCGCATCATGCTGGTTCCGATGGCCATGGGCTTCGACCTAGCGCAGGGCTGGGCCGCTATCCTCAAGCGTGAAGTGGACGCCTTTGGCGGTATCTTTGAAACCCGCGATCCCAACTGGAGCGTGGAGGCCGGTGCGCAGGCCATAACCGAAGCCATCGCCTCGGAAAACAAACCTGACGTTCTGATCGTCATGTCTCCGGACATGAACTCCTATTCCAAGCTGATGAAGCGCGCCCAGAAAGCTGGCATCTATGTGATCCTCGTGGACAATCCGGCCAACTTTAAGGCTGATGCCTATGTGGGAAGCGACTGGACCCAACTTGGTCGTCTGGAAGCTGAGGCGGTCGTCAAGGGATGTGGCCCGGATTCCTCCAAGAAGATCGGGCTGGTGCAGGGCGATCAGGTCAATGCGACCAGCTTGTTCCAGTATGCAGGCATTATGGAAGTGCTCGCCAAATATCCTGAATTCGAAGTGGTTGCCAAGCCGGATTCTAACTGGGATGCCACCACCTCGCGGAACGTGACCACCACCATGTTGCAGCAGAACCCGGATGTCTGCGGCATCATCGATTTCTGGGACGGGGACGCTTCCGGAGCGGCTGCAGCCATTCGCGATGCTGGCAAGCAGGAAGATGTCTTCCTTGTAACCACGGGTGGGGGCGAGAAAACCGCTGACTGTGATCTGATTGAAGATGGCACCTATGGAGCAGTGGTCATGACGGACCTTGCTCAGGAAACACACAATATGGTTGCGATCATCAAATATCTGCTCCAGAGCGGCCAGCCTGCCGGTACCTCGGCGCCGTATATCTATACGTTGCTGAAGGCAACCACCAAAGACAACCTCAAACCAGACAGCTGCTGGGATCTTGCCGCGCTTCAGGCTGAAGCGGCTGGCGAATAA